The following are encoded together in the Methanosarcina flavescens genome:
- a CDS encoding glycosyltransferase has translation MEKHFIIIAGEEAGPKSNKMGGIWNVINEEAQTLATLLSFDKLDTKDEKEILIAGPYYGHRGADWNRGLNRITDMEELDPLNPHEELQKTLESLESSGIKVFTGSKLVEDTKIGYLQFQTSDFGKMRSMYMGNEMTLESRVKAEAYKYFGLDSLRYESMSNGPEYTHYLCLSYAISEFVRLLISTTSENSKVSDTVSTQGFIPCPGVSLHCHEFGVFYAPARLKRLGIPVNTVATLHATLPGRIAGYNTIQKRRNNDSTWPLGVPENLAALEALASYADTVTAVGESTRQELRLFYGINGIVIRNGITIETDKIDWDRKESSLERIRKFLSENLYKYHGGERISPEKIIPIFTISRLEVENKGYPDLLDSLVALEHIIKNSILEGHMEEGIRVICFLVTAEGQKTNLPSGFPVNLPKEVLVGNELRIQQMIEEKGLVFSKMVRGKRSVAALLYPQILSSSDGGLGMEVGEFMAGCCAGIFPSRYDPFLLTGLEAGKEGTPSVVSRVCGFSDAIKTIESLKEVLGGVIVVDNIDLPYYEAVLDYALAVSYFTRNFIDDRVKYKLLCREAFLLAKDMDWRAPTEQYYELISGARFCKQENAADRR, from the coding sequence TTGGAGAAGCACTTTATCATAATTGCTGGGGAAGAAGCAGGCCCAAAATCAAACAAGATGGGTGGAATCTGGAACGTTATAAATGAGGAAGCACAAACTCTTGCAACTCTTTTAAGTTTCGATAAACTGGATACAAAGGATGAGAAAGAAATACTTATTGCGGGACCTTATTACGGGCACAGAGGTGCGGATTGGAACCGGGGACTAAATAGGATTACAGATATGGAGGAACTTGACCCTCTCAATCCTCACGAAGAACTCCAGAAAACCCTTGAATCTCTTGAGAGTTCAGGCATCAAAGTGTTTACAGGAAGCAAATTGGTAGAGGATACGAAGATAGGCTATTTGCAATTTCAAACCTCGGACTTTGGGAAAATGCGCTCAATGTATATGGGAAATGAGATGACACTTGAAAGCAGGGTTAAAGCTGAAGCCTATAAATACTTCGGGCTTGATTCCCTTAGATATGAGAGCATGTCAAACGGGCCTGAATATACTCATTATCTTTGCCTTTCCTATGCGATTTCCGAGTTTGTCAGGCTTCTTATAAGCACAACTTCAGAAAATTCCAAAGTCTCCGACACAGTCTCAACTCAGGGTTTTATTCCCTGCCCCGGGGTGTCCCTGCACTGCCATGAGTTCGGAGTGTTCTATGCGCCAGCCAGGCTGAAAAGGCTCGGAATCCCGGTAAATACGGTTGCAACCCTGCATGCGACCCTGCCCGGAAGGATTGCTGGGTATAACACCATCCAGAAAAGAAGGAATAATGACAGCACATGGCCTTTGGGCGTGCCTGAAAACCTGGCTGCCCTTGAAGCTCTTGCATCATATGCCGATACAGTTACCGCAGTTGGGGAGTCAACCAGGCAGGAACTCAGGCTCTTTTACGGAATTAACGGTATTGTGATACGAAATGGGATAACCATAGAAACCGATAAGATAGACTGGGATCGAAAAGAAAGCTCCCTTGAACGCATCAGGAAGTTCCTTTCCGAAAACCTGTACAAATATCACGGAGGGGAAAGGATAAGTCCTGAAAAGATAATCCCGATTTTCACGATCTCCCGTCTGGAAGTAGAAAATAAGGGTTACCCTGATCTTCTTGACTCTCTTGTCGCTCTTGAGCATATAATAAAGAACAGCATTCTCGAAGGGCATATGGAGGAAGGAATAAGGGTAATCTGTTTCCTTGTTACGGCAGAAGGACAAAAGACAAACCTTCCTTCAGGATTTCCTGTGAACCTGCCAAAAGAAGTGCTTGTAGGAAACGAGCTGAGGATTCAGCAGATGATCGAGGAAAAAGGACTGGTTTTTTCGAAAATGGTCAGGGGAAAACGCTCGGTTGCAGCACTTCTCTATCCCCAGATTCTTTCTAGCTCGGACGGAGGGCTGGGTATGGAAGTAGGGGAGTTTATGGCAGGCTGTTGTGCAGGCATTTTTCCCTCTCGCTACGATCCCTTCCTGCTCACAGGGCTTGAAGCCGGAAAAGAAGGAACCCCAAGCGTGGTCAGCCGGGTTTGCGGCTTCAGTGACGCCATAAAGACAATAGAATCCCTTAAAGAAGTTCTTGGAGGAGTGATAGTAGTAGATAACATCGATCTTCCCTATTACGAAGCAGTCCTTGATTATGCCCTGGCAGTCAGCTACTTTACACGGAATTTCATAGATGATAGGGTAAAGTACAAACTTCTCTGCAGGGAAGCTTTTCTTCTTGCAAAAGATATGGACTGGAGAGCCCCTACTGAACAGTATTATGAACTTATAAGCGGCGCTCGCTTCTGCAAGCAGGAAAATGCTGCCGATAGAAGATAA
- a CDS encoding galactose-1-phosphate uridylyltransferase, producing the protein MSEIRKHYFLSEYCIIAEERAKRPSDFAHSDEDTGKDNPENCFFCGGAEKNTPLATAVYKDGKIYSDTPEERVRYWDFRCFPNLYPALSPAPDLQAYRKDSLQREPGYGFHEVIVESPLHGSKLEDFSDSEISELMQVYRDRTCSYITREKIRYVSLFKNFGKEAGASINHPHSQLLALPFCPPPLTRELEVIRKKEKCPYCTMFDMEKASSRTILENSEWIAFTPYSSMGPFEVWILPGKHVSYLGDCNDKMLFALGEILRDILKSYGRVLGDPPFNYMFYQLSEAPEYHLNLRLLPRLSINAGFELSTGTYINTISPERAASYLREDLRLEDKDNKAL; encoded by the coding sequence ATGTCAGAAATCAGAAAGCACTACTTTCTTTCCGAGTACTGTATAATTGCCGAAGAAAGGGCTAAAAGACCTTCGGATTTTGCACATTCAGATGAAGACACCGGAAAAGATAATCCTGAAAACTGCTTTTTCTGCGGGGGAGCTGAGAAAAATACTCCTCTTGCTACTGCAGTATATAAAGATGGAAAAATTTATTCCGATACTCCTGAGGAAAGGGTACGCTACTGGGACTTCCGCTGCTTTCCGAATCTTTATCCTGCTCTTTCGCCTGCTCCGGATTTGCAGGCATATCGGAAAGATAGCCTTCAGAGGGAACCCGGATATGGTTTTCATGAAGTCATTGTAGAATCACCTTTGCATGGGAGTAAGCTTGAGGACTTTTCGGACTCAGAGATCTCAGAACTCATGCAAGTGTATAGAGACCGTACATGCAGTTATATTACCCGTGAAAAAATACGTTATGTTTCCCTGTTCAAAAACTTCGGGAAAGAAGCCGGGGCTTCGATTAATCACCCCCACAGCCAGCTCCTTGCCCTGCCGTTTTGCCCCCCTCCTCTAACAAGGGAGCTTGAGGTTATCAGGAAAAAAGAGAAATGCCCTTATTGCACAATGTTCGACATGGAGAAAGCCTCTTCACGTACTATACTTGAGAACAGCGAATGGATAGCCTTTACTCCTTATTCCTCAATGGGGCCATTTGAAGTGTGGATTCTTCCCGGGAAGCATGTCAGTTATCTTGGAGATTGTAACGACAAAATGCTTTTTGCTCTAGGGGAAATTCTGAGAGACATTCTTAAAAGTTATGGAAGAGTCCTTGGAGACCCACCTTTCAATTATATGTTCTACCAGCTTTCCGAAGCCCCTGAATATCACCTGAACCTTCGTTTGCTCCCGAGACTTTCCATTAATGCGGGGTTTGAACTGAGTACCGGAACATATATCAATACAATTTCTCCAGAGAGAGCAGCCTCTTATTTAAGAGAGGACTTACGCTTGGAGGATAAGGATAATAAGGCTCTGTAG
- a CDS encoding glycosyltransferase family 4 protein, with product MKKLRIGMFTWESLYSIRVGGISPHVSELSDALAAEGHEVHLFTRNRENKDELINGVYYHKIACDQSGGIVEQMDRMCEGMYCRFIEVRESAGEFDVLHGHDWHPVNVLCRIKSQFGLPFVLTFHSTEWGRNGNRHGDWWEAKEISHREWLGGYESSDIIATSTVLKEEIKHIYKIPDYKLWEIPNGINVGKIKRQIDPGDVKRHYGIHPCLPVVLFTGRMSYQKGPDLLVEAAAKVLRKRNAQFVLIGEGDMRSQCENQARKLGIGNSCNFLGYAPDDTVIDWFNACDLVCVPSRNEPFGIVVLEAWDARKPVVASDAVTLVENFRTGVIAHKEPSSIAWGLNYVLEGLGHNRMGEKGYDLLKKRYNWKTIAKKTLEVYAKVIEKHESAARKIS from the coding sequence ATGAAAAAGCTTCGAATAGGAATGTTTACCTGGGAAAGTCTGTATTCGATACGTGTAGGAGGAATCTCACCCCATGTATCCGAACTGTCTGATGCGCTTGCGGCTGAGGGGCATGAGGTCCACCTGTTTACACGAAACCGTGAAAATAAAGATGAATTAATCAACGGAGTCTATTACCATAAGATTGCCTGTGACCAGAGCGGGGGAATTGTGGAACAGATGGACCGGATGTGCGAAGGTATGTACTGCCGGTTCATTGAAGTGAGAGAAAGTGCAGGAGAATTTGATGTGCTTCATGGCCATGACTGGCACCCTGTAAATGTTCTGTGCAGGATAAAATCCCAGTTCGGACTGCCTTTTGTGTTGACGTTCCATAGTACGGAATGGGGACGCAATGGAAACCGCCATGGAGACTGGTGGGAAGCAAAGGAAATCTCACATAGGGAATGGCTCGGAGGTTATGAGTCTTCGGATATTATCGCAACCTCAACTGTATTGAAAGAAGAAATTAAACATATATACAAGATTCCCGACTACAAGCTTTGGGAAATTCCTAACGGCATAAATGTGGGAAAAATAAAAAGGCAAATTGATCCCGGAGATGTGAAAAGGCACTACGGCATCCATCCTTGTCTCCCGGTTGTGCTTTTCACAGGAAGGATGTCATATCAGAAAGGACCTGACCTGCTGGTAGAAGCTGCGGCTAAAGTTCTGAGAAAAAGGAATGCACAGTTTGTGCTTATAGGCGAAGGAGATATGCGCTCCCAGTGCGAGAATCAGGCTCGGAAGCTTGGCATAGGTAATTCATGTAATTTCCTTGGATATGCCCCGGATGATACCGTAATAGACTGGTTCAACGCCTGCGACCTAGTGTGTGTGCCCAGCCGGAATGAGCCTTTCGGGATTGTAGTGCTTGAAGCCTGGGACGCTAGAAAACCTGTAGTTGCAAGTGATGCTGTCACCCTTGTGGAGAATTTCAGAACAGGCGTTATTGCCCATAAAGAACCTTCTTCTATCGCATGGGGACTCAATTACGTCCTTGAAGGACTTGGTCACAACAGGATGGGAGAAAAAGGTTACGATCTCCTAAAAAAGCGGTACAACTGGAAAACTATAGCTAAAAAGACTCTTGAGGTGTATGCAAAAGTTATTGAAAAGCATGAGTCGGCAGCAAGAAAAATAAGTTGA
- a CDS encoding DUF2150 family protein, translating into MPEQEMNQVPPYEFYTQKRWENWLERAKESGFQLKESEEEAGKESAIFVNMVDDVILACLKVTARFDKGMLSREKALEILAEVRDIVLAEVEPISEDIDLMIESVQTSLMGALVAFESYVMGDYDEGANIEELTKSAIEAEASDNLELALDYTAQCGALVLKGKSLPEEVMADLPYGIVAEWLDGIDSISAAMVGSDSYKEFEEGDEEDII; encoded by the coding sequence TGCCTGAACAAGAAATGAACCAGGTCCCCCCTTATGAATTTTATACCCAAAAGCGCTGGGAAAACTGGCTAGAACGGGCAAAAGAGAGCGGATTCCAGTTAAAAGAATCGGAAGAAGAAGCCGGAAAAGAAAGTGCCATATTCGTGAATATGGTTGATGATGTTATCCTTGCCTGTCTGAAAGTGACCGCGCGCTTTGATAAAGGTATGCTCTCAAGAGAAAAAGCTCTGGAAATCCTGGCTGAGGTCCGGGACATTGTGCTAGCCGAGGTCGAACCAATTTCCGAAGATATCGACCTTATGATCGAGTCAGTACAGACCTCCCTTATGGGGGCTCTTGTCGCCTTCGAATCCTACGTTATGGGCGACTATGATGAGGGAGCCAACATTGAAGAGCTTACAAAATCAGCAATTGAGGCTGAAGCCTCGGACAACCTTGAGCTTGCCCTTGACTATACTGCACAATGCGGTGCACTGGTGCTAAAAGGAAAAAGCCTGCCCGAAGAGGTTATGGCTGACCTTCCCTATGGCATTGTCGCAGAGTGGCTTGACGGAATAGATTCCATCTCAGCTGCGATGGTAGGAAGCGATAGCTACAAAGAATTTGAAGAAGGGGACGAAGAGGATATCATCTAA